CGACGCTGCGGTGCGCCTGGGCCTGGGCTACCCCATGGGGCCGTTCGAATGGGGCGACAAGCTCGGTGCCACAAGGGTGCTGGAGGTGCTGCGCGGCCTGCAAACCACTTTCGGCGACCAGCGCTACCGCCCCGCCCCCTGGCTCGTTCGCCGCGCCCGCCTCGGACTAAGCCTGTCCGCACCCGATCGGCAACCCTGAAATTTCTCGACTCCCTCCAAGAACTATGACAAACCAGGCTTTCATCTGCGACGCCATCCGCACCCCCTTCGGCCGCTACGGCGGCGCGCTCTCCTCGGTGCGGGCCGACGACCTCGGCGCGGTGCCGCTCAAGGCGCTGATGACACGCAACCCCAATGTGGATTGGGCGGCGGTCACCGACGTCATCTTCGGCTGCGCCAACCAGGCCGGCGAAGACAACCGCAACGTGGCGCGCATGTCCTCGCTGCTGGCCGGCCTGCCGATGGAGCTGCCCGGCTCCACCGTCAACCGCCTGTGCGGCTCGGGCATGGACGCCATCGGCACGGCGGCACGCGCGATCAAGGCGGGTGAAGCCGGTCTGATGATCGCCGGCGGCGTGGAAAGCATGAGCCGCGCGCCGTTCGTCATGCCCAAGGCCGAGTCGGCTTTCAGCCGCGCCAACGCGGTGTACGACACCACCATCGGCTGGCGCTTCGTCAACAAGCTGATGAAGCAGATGTACGGCGTGGATGCCATGCCCGAGACCGCCGAGAACGTGGCCGACGACTACCAGATCGACCGCCTGTCGCAGGACAAGATGGCCCTGGCCTCGCAGCAGCGCGCCGTCGCGGCGCAAAAGGCCGGCTACTTCGACGCCGAGATCACCCCGGTGACCGTGCCGCAGAAAAAGGGCGACGCCATCGTCGTCTCCAGGGACGAGCATCCACGCGACACCAGCATGGAAGCCCTCGCCAAGCTCAAGGGCGTGGTCCGCCCCGACGGCACGGTGACCGCCGGCAACGCCAGCGGCGTGAACGACGGCGCCTGCGCGCTGCTGCTGGCCGACGAAGCTTCGGCCAAGGCCCACGGCCTCACGCCGCGCGCCCGCATCGTCGGCATGGCGACGGCCGGCGTGGCGCCGCGCGTGATGGGCATCGGCCCGGCGCCGGCGTCGCAGAAGGTGCTGGCGCTGACCGGGCTGACGCTCGAGCAGATGGACGTGATCGAGCTCAACGAGGCCTTTGCCGCCCAGGGCATCGCGGTGCTTCGGCTGCTGGGGCTGCAAGACGACGATCCGCGCGTCAACCCCAACGGCGGCGCGATCGCGCTCGGCCACCCGCTGGGCGCCTCGGGCGCGCGGCTGGTGACCACGGCGGTCAACCAACTGCACAAGAGCGGTGGCCGCTACGCGCTCTGCACCATGTGCATCGGCGTCGGCCAGGGCATCGCAGTGGTGCTCGAACGCGTCTGACCATGCACGGCTTATCCATCTTCTCCGACCCCACTTACCCAGAGCAGACATCATGCAGATAGGCGTACCCGCCGAAACCACGGCGGGAGAAACCCGCGTGGCCGTTACCCCTGAAACGGCCAGGAAACTCGTCGCCCAGGGCCACCGCCTGCGTATCGCCAGCGGTGCGGGACTGGCCGCGAGCGTGCCCGACACAGCCTACGAGGCTGTCGGCGCCGAGATCACCGACCAGCCGGGCGCCCTCGCCTGCGATCTGGTGCTGAAGGTGCGCGCACCGCTGCCCGCGGAGTTGCCGGCGATGCGTCCCGGCGCCACGCTGGTCGGCATGCTCGACCCCTTCGATGCCGCCGGCCTGCAGCGGATGGCCGAAGCCGGCCTGACCTCCTTCGCGCTGGAGGCCGCCCCCCGCACCACGCGGGCGCAAAGCATGGACGTGCTGTCCTCGCAGGCCAACATCGCCGGCTACAAGGCGGTGATGATCGCGGCCGACCGCTACCAGCGCTTCTTCCCGATGCTAATGACCGCGGCCGGTACGGTAAAGGCCGCGCGGCTTGTGGTGTTGGGCGTGGGCGTGGCGGGGTTGCAGGCTATCGCCACGGCCAAGCGCCTGGGCGCCGTCATCGAGGCATCGGACGTGCGGCCCAGCGTCAAGGAACAGGTCGAGTCGCTAGGCGCGAAGTACATCGACGTGCCGTACGAAACACAGGAAGAAAAGGATGCCGCGTTAGGCGTGGGCGGCTATGCGCGCCCCATGCCGCGGTCGTGGCTGGACCGCCAGAAGACCGAGGTGGCCAAGCGCGTGGCCGCGGCGGACATCGTCGTCACCACCGCACTGATCCCCGGCCGCCCGGCGCCGGAGCTGGTGACCGAAGACATGGTGCGCGCCATGAAACCCGGCTCGGTCATCGTCGACCTGGCCGCGCCGCAAGGCGGCAACTGCCCGCTGACCGAGCCCGGCCGCACGGTGCAGAAGCACGGCGTGACCCTGATCGGCGAGACCAACCTGCCCGCCCTGGTGGCGGCCGACGCCTCGGCCTTGTACGCCCGCAACGTGCTGGACTTTCTGAAGCTGGTGGTCGAGCCCGAGGCCGGCATCCGCATCGACATGAACGACGACATCGTCGCTGCCTGCCTGGTCACGCAGGGCGGCGAGGTGAAGAGGACGAGGTAGCCATGGAAATTTCCCACACCATCATCAACCTGATCATCTTCGTGCTGGCCATCTACGTGGGCTACCACGTGGTCTGGACTGTCACCCCCGCCCTGCACACGCCGTTGATGGCGGTGACCAACGCCATCTCGGCGATCGTGATCGTGGGCGCCATGCTGGCCGCCGCGCTCACCGACACGCTCTTGGGAAAAAGCATGGGAGTGCTGGCCGTGGCACTGGCCGCTGTCAACATCTTCGGGGGCTTCATGGTCACCCGCCGCATGCTCGAGATGTTCCGCAAGAAGGACAAACGCACGGAGGTGCGCAAGTGAGCATGAATATCGTCACGCTGCTCTACCTGGCGGCATCGGTCTGTTTCATCCAGGCGCTCAAGGGACTCTCGCATCCCACCACCTCGATCCGCGGCAACCTGTTCGGCATGACCGGCATGGCCATCGCGGTACTAACCACCGGCGCGCTCATCGTGGAGCTGGCCGGCGGTGCCCTCGGCGGTCTGTCGTGGGTGCTTGTCGGCCTGGTGGCCGGCGGCGGCTACGGTGCCTGGCGTGCCAGGACGGTCGAGATGACCAAGATGCCCGAGCTTGTCGCGTTCTTCCACAGCATGATCGGCCTGGCCGCGGTGTTCATCGCAGTGGCCGCCGTGGCCGAGCCGCACGCGTTCGGCATCGCGGCGCGCGGCAATCCGATCCCCGTGGGCAATCGGCTGGAGCTTTTCCTGGGCGCAGCCATCGGCGCCATCACCTTCAGTGGCTCGGTGATCGCCTTCGGCAAGCTCTCGGGCGGCTACAAGTTCCGCCTCTTCAGGGGCGCGCCGGTGGTGTTCACCGGCCAGCACCCGCTCAACCTGGCGTTGGGCCTGGTCACCATCGGCCTGGGGCTGGGCTTCATGCTCACCGAGAGCTGGCCGGCCTTCCTGGCCATGCTGGCCCTGGCGTTCGTCATGGGCGTGCTGATCATCATCCCGATCGGCGGCGCCGACATGCCGGTGGTGGTCTCCATGCTCAACAGCTACTCGGGGTGGGCCGCCGCTGGAATCGGCTTCTCGCTGAACAACTCGATGCTGATCATCGCGGGCTCGCTGGTGGGATCGTCCGGCGCCATTCTGTCCTACATCATGTGCAAGGCGATGAATCGCTCGTTCTTCAACGTGATCCTGGGCGGGTTCGGCGGCGACGCGGCGGTAGCCACGGTCGGCGAAGCGGTGCAGCGGCCGGTCAAGAGCGGCAGCGCCGACGACGCCGCCTTCGTGCTGGGCAATGCCGAGACGGTTGTCATCGTGCCCGGCTACGGCCTGGCGGTGGCGCGGGCGCAGCATGCGGTCAAGGAACTGGCCGAGAAGCTCACGCACCGGGGCATTACCGTGAAGTACGCGATCCACCCGGTGGCCGGGCGCATGCCGGGCCACATGAACGTGCTGCTGGCCGAGGCAGAAGTGCCTTACGACCAGGTGTTCGAGATGGAGGACATCAACGGCGAGTTCGGCCAGGCTGACGTGGCAATCGTGCTCGGCGCCAACGACGTGGTGAACCCGGCCGCGCTGCAAAAGGGCACCGCCATCTACGGCATGCCGATCCTGGAGGCCTACAAGGCCAAGACAGTGATCGTGAACAAGCGTTCCATGGCTGCCGGCTACGCGGGCCTGGACAACGAACTGTTCTACATGGACAAGACCATGATGGTCTTCGGCGACGCCAAGAAGGTCGTGGAGGACATGGTCAAGGCCATCGAATAGCGGTCGACAACACAGGAGCTTTCTCCCATGCGATATCTCAAACTCTCGCGCAGCGATCTCGCGGCCCTGGGCATGCACCACGTGACGTCGGTGGAGCAGCTGGAGATCGACGAAAACACGGTCCTGCAGGGCACTGGCAACCTGGTGCTGTTCGAAAAATGGTGCCAGGACCTCGACGCCGCTGGATGCGCCTACGAGATCCATCACGGCAAGTGGCCGACTCCGCCCGGCGTTGGCACATCCCTTTACCCGAAGACGACATGACCGAATTCCCCCAAGACGACCCGCGTCGCCAGACGCTGCTGGAGAGCCACCGCCGACGCGCAGATAGCCTGCTGCGCAACGACGCCGACGCCCTGGCCGCCCTGCTGGACGACCGCCTGGTCTTTGTGCATGCCAACGGCCGCACTGAGTCCAAGACCGAACTCGTCTCCTCGTTGCGCGAAGCCCGCCTGCGCTACGACAGCGTGCAGATGCTCGACAGCCGGGTCAGCCTGCTGGGCGACATCGCGTTGATCGAAGGCGAGCTGCATGCCCGGATCTTCGCCCGTGGCGAACAGAAAACGTTGGCAACCGCCTTCTGCTCGACCTGGATCGGCGGCGATGGCGGCTGGAAGCTGCTCGCCTATGCGGCCACGCCGCTGCCCAAGGCCGCGCCATGACGTCGGCGACCAGCGGTGATTCGGCCCGCGTCTACCAGCACGTACCCCAGCTCGCACGCTTGCGCGAGCAGGTACTGCTTGGCGATGTGTGGAAGCAGCCCGAGATGGCCTACCGCGATCGCATCCTGGTGACCTGCACCATCCTCGCGACCTGCGGCAAGCTCGACGAACTCAAGGTTTGGATGCGGCGCGGTGTAGAGAACGGCATCACCCTCGACGAGCTGCGCGGCATGGTGGTGCAGCTGGCCTTCTATGTCGGCTGGCCCACCGCGCTCGGCGCCGGCAAGGCCGCGCTGGAACTGTTCGACAAAGCGGGCAAGCCGCCCGCCTGATCGCTGCGAGCCACAGTCGCCGGCTACTGCTTGGGAATGCCGAGTTCGGCGACCAGCTTCTTCATCTCTGCAGTCTCCTTCACCACGTAGTCGTCCAACTCCTGCGGGCTCATGGGCGTCGGGTCCGAACCCTCGCTCACGAAACGGTCGTGCAGCTCCTTGCTGGTGATGGCGTAGCGCAGCGCATCGGAGAGCTTCTGCACCACGTCCTTGGGCGTGCCCGCCTTGGCGACCAGACCCAGCCAGAGCGTATAGCTGTAGTTCACGCCCTGCTCGGCGAAGGTGGGCACGTTGGGCAACGGCGCGATGCGCGCGGTGGAAGTCACCGCCAGGGGCCGCAACTTGCCGGACTGGATGTACGAAATGCTGCTGATGTAGCCGTCGAAGATGGTGTTGACCAGGCCCGAGGCCACGTCTGGCAGCGCCACGCCATTGCCCTTGTAAGGCACCGTCGCCACGTCCAATCCCTGCTGACGGAAGAACATGGCGGCAGCCATGTGCGGCGGCCCGCCGATGCCGCCCGAGGCGAAGGTGAGCTTGTCGGTCCTGGCCCTCGCGATGAACTCGGCCAGGTTGCGCGACGGATCGGTTGCGCCAACCAGCATCATGAAAGGCAGGCGGCTCATCAAGCCGATCGAGTTGAAGTCCTTCACCGGGTCGTAGCCCGCCTCGGACTTGAGTGCCGGAATGATGGTGAAGCCGTTGGCCTGCGCGAGGATGGTGTAGCCGTCGGCGGGCTGGTCCTTCACGTACCGGGTGCCGACCATGGTGTCGCCGCCCACCCGGTTGTCGACCAGCACCGGCTGACCGAGCCGCTCGCCCATCTTCTGCGCGATGAGACGCGTGATCAGGTCCATCGAGCCGCCCGGTGCCGCAGGCACGATGATGCGGATCGGTTTGCTCGGAAAGGCGTCGGCGGCCGATGTAGCCGTGCTGCCCAGACCCAGGCCTGCTACCACGGCGAATGCGACGTGTGCGATACGGCGCCTGGAAAGATCAACGTTCATTTTTTGTCTCCGTCTTGTTGAACCGGTAAGCAAGGTGAGCCACCGACCTGTCGGGCACGGCCGCTCGGCGGCCTGGCTCCCGGCAGCGCTGGTGCGAAACATGTGCCAGTTGGTGGCGACCGCTGGTAACTACCGAGCCAGCGCCGCAGCGACGGCCGGAGCTTCGTCGGCATGCGTGTTGAAGTCGGCGTCGGCAAGGCCGGGATCGAGCTGCGAGATGAAGTCGTGGACATGGCGCGGCAGGTGCATGTGCCGGCGCAGCACCACCGCCGACAGGGCCGGCTCGAACAGGTGGCTCGCGTCGCGCACCGCCAGGCCCTGGTCCACGCCCGAGCGATGACAGGCCGCCGAGATGATGCCCACTCCCAGACCCGCGGCCACGTAGCTTTTGACCAGGTCGGTATCGAGTGCCTGCAGCGCGACGTCGACCCGCACGCCGGCGTCGCGGAACACGGTCACGATCTGCCCGCCATGCGAGCCGAACGAATGTGGCAGAACCACCGGATAGGCCGCGATGCGCTCAAGCGTGAGCTCTGGTCCGTCGAGCAGCGGGTGGCCGTTGGGCGCCAGCAGCACCCGCGGCGATCCACGGAAAGGGAAGGCCACCACTTCGCTCGACGCTGCCGGCGGCATCAGTGTCAGCCCCACCACGGCCCGACCGTCGCGCACCATGTCGACCACCGCTTCCGGCGACACCTGCAGCATCTTCACGCGAACCCGTGGGAAACGGTCGATGAAACTCGCGAGCTTCGGCAGCACCAGGTATTTGGCATGCATGTGGCTGGCCGCCAGCGCGAAATCGCCAACACCGACATCCCCGTGCGCAGCGGCGCGGAGGTTATCGGTGCATTGCAACGCACGGCGTGCCCACGCCAGGCACCGCTCGCCCGCCTCACTCAGAGCCACCGGCCGACCGGCCTGGCGCAGCAGCAGATCGCAGCCGAGCTCTTCCTCGAGCTGGCGCAACTGTTTGCTGATGGCCGGTTGGGTGGCGTGCAGCGCCAGAGCTGCGCGCGAAATGTTGAATCCGACGTCCGCGACCGTGCACAGGCATTGCAACTGGCGCAGCTTCACCTTTCGCCGCCCCCGACGGCGAGAAGTTTTCGAACATATTCGATGATTGCCATGCTTCATGACGAGCAATTACCATTCCATTAAGCGATTTATTATCGTTTTTACCTAGCCCGCATTTATGACGTGACTGCGCGGCAGGCAACCGCGTCTTTCTTGAAGACACCGCTGACCGTACCGAATACGCGGCATTCCGTTCTAAATGTTTTCCCAGGGTATTCCATTCAGTTTGGCAAGCCAAACAAAATATCAGACTGATATTTTTCGGTTATCTGCTGAAATAACCGTACCCCCAGATAGGCGGGTGGAAATGGCCTGTGAGGCCCCGCGTCGCGCGCAAGGCGTGCAACGCCGGAATACCAACCAACGGAGACTGCTAGATGAAAAAATCACTGCTGACGATGGCGGCGCTCGCCGCATTCAGCCCGGCCCTGTTCGCACAATCGTCGGTCACACTTTTCGGGGTGCTGGATGCAGGCGTCGGGCGGATCAGCAATTCCGGCGCGGGTAGTACCAACGGCATCACCAACGGCGCCAACACCACGAGCCGACTCGGCTTCCGCGGAACCGAAGACCTGGGTGGTGGACTTGCCGCGAGTTTCTGGCTTGAAGGTGAAGTGCAGGCAGACAACGGCAACGCGGCCGGCTTCAACTTTGTCCGCCGCTCCACGGTGAGCCTGTCGGGCAACTTCGGCGAGGTTCGCCTCGGTCGCGATTTCACCGCGCACTACCTGAACATGATCGCTTTCGACTCCGCCGCCCAGCGAGGGTTCGGCACGATCGAGAACTACGGGCCGGGAGCCGGAGTCACCACCAGCGGCGGTGCAGGCTTGAGTTACATCCGTACCAGCAACGCGGTGTCGTACTTTCTGCCAGCCACGCTCGGCGGTTTCTACGGTTCGGTGCAGTACGCCTTTGGCGAGCGCAACTCCGACACACCCACGACCGCCACCAACTCCGACAAGCAAGGCAACTACCTGGGTGGCCGTGCCGGCTTTACCAACGGAGCGCTCGACGTGGCGGCTGGCTACGGCGTTTTTTATGACGTCTCGCGCAACGCGGCCTATGTCGACGACTACAAAGTCGCCAACCTGGGTGCCTCCTACAACTTCGGCTTCATCAAGCCGATGGCGTTCTTTCAACGCGAAACCCTGGATGGCCGCGGGGCGTTGCCGGAGTTCAAGTTCAACACCTACGCCATCGGCTTCACCGCGCCGCTCGGCGCGGGCTTGCTGCGTGGCCAGATCTCGCGCTATGACAACAAGTCGGCAAACGCTTCGAATCTGGACGCCAATAAAGTTTCGGTAGGTTATGCCTATAACCTTTCCAAACGCACTGCAATTTACGCGGAAGTGGCACGCGTCAATAATCAGGGCGCCGGCAATTTTGTCGTCGGTACCGTCGGCGGGTCTATTCCCAACGTGAACGCCCCAACCCCCGGCGGAAACTCGACGGGTTATGTCGTAGGCCTCAAACACACATTCTGATAGATTATTGCCGGCGCTGCCGGCACTTGTTTCCCCAAGGTATTGAAGGCTGCCGACCCCCGACAGCCTTCTTTTTTATTGGCGAACCGTATTTTCTTCAGTCGGCCGTGATGCCAGCCTCAGAAACGAGTTTTCGATAACCCTCTTCCTTGGCTCGATAGAACTGGTCGAATTGCGCCGGCGTGGCGTCGGGGGCCAGGGACTGACCGAGCGATTCGAACTTGGCTGCGAGCTTGGGATCGATCTTTGCGGTCCGCATCGCGTCGACCAGGCGAATGCGCACCGCCATGGGCGTGCCGGCCGGCGCGACCAGGCCGATGAAGAGTTCCGAGCTGGCGCCGGGATAGCCCAGCTCGCGAAAGGTCGGCACGTCGGGAAAAGCCTGAACCCGTGACTCCGAACTGACCGCGATGGCGCGCATCTTTCCAGCCTTGAGCAATTCATGAAACGAAGTAGCCGTGCCCATCGTGAAGTCGATGCGGCCGGCCAGCAGGTCGGGAATGATCGCCGTCACGCCCTTGAACGGCACGTGGATCACCTCGATGCGCGCCTGCCGCGCCAGCTGCACCACCGGCAGGTGCGATGTACCGCCCACGCCGGTGGAGCCGTACGACAGCCTGCCAGGCGAACGCCGGGCGGATTCGACCAGGTCCGCCAACGACCTGATCGGCGAAGCCGCCGGCACCACCAGCAGCAACGGCGAGCGCGCCAGCTCGCCAATGCCGGCGAAGTCGCGTGCCGCGTCGTAGCCGGCGCTCTTGTTGAGCAAGGGCGCCGTGAGGAAGGTGTCGGCAAAAGACATCAGCGCATAACCGTCCGGCGGCAGCGCTGCAACCTTGCGGGCGGCCACGATGGTGCTGGCTCCCGGCACGTTCTCCACCACCATCGGCTGACCCAGGTAGGTGCCCATGCGCTCGGCGAATTCGCGGCTGGCGATATCCACCAGGCCACCTGCCACGCTGGCCACGTAGAGGCGGATCGGCCGCTCCGGATAGCCGGCGGCGAGGGCGACGTGCGCGGGCACCACTGCCGCCATGGCTGGAACGGTGGCGAGCCGGAGAACCCGGCGTCGGTCGATGAGGTTCATCATGTCTCCTCGCCCTGCAGGGCTGTTTCAGTGGGTGTCGCATCGCCGGCCGGCTGGTCTGCAGGCGCGATTCGGTAAATCCGTCGGGCGGTGCCGCTGAAGAGCGCCGAACGTTCCTGCTGGGAGCATCCAGCGGTAAGGCGCTTGAACACGTTCCAGACGGTGCCGAAGCCCAAACCGGCCTTGTCCACCGGGAAGTTCGACGAGACCATGCACCGATCGACACCGAACAACTCGACGCACGGCTCGATATAGGGGCGCCACAGATCGGCCAGAGCCTCCGAGCCGAGGGGGCGCTCGGCGCGCGAATAGTCGTAGCTGGCCAGGTTGATCAGAATCCCGCCAAGCTTTACGCAGGCGTTCGGGCAGCGCGCCAGTTCGGTCATGTGAGCCAGCCAATCCGCGTGCACCTGCGCCTGCCGGCCGGCATAGGCGCCGTGGCCCACAGGGCTGCCGCAATGCACCAGTACGAGGGACACGTCGGGATGGGCGCGTGCGAGGGCGGTAACGTCCGGAATCTGTGGATGGAACACGCTTGCGTCGAAGGACAGGCCGAGTGCCGCAAGCTCGCGCATGCCTCGGTTGAAATCGGGGTCACGGTAGAGATGTGGCCGGTCGGCGCAGTACCGGCCACGTACCGCCGGGTCGGCGTCCCATTTGCCGAGTTGGCGCACGCCGCGAAAACGGCCGTTGCCGGCTTTCACGTGCGCTTCCAGCGCCTCGCGGGTGCGCTCACCCAGGGTCAGCTCGCCATGGCCGACGATGACCGCGGCAACCCGCGAGTCGGTGAAGGCACCGCTGTCGGCCATGGCAGCCTGACCGACGGCGAACTCGGTCTCGCCCACGCAGCGCAGATGCGCCGGGCCACGCGCGCGGTACATGTGAAAGCACTCTTCGTAAACCGAGGCCTCGATGCGATGACCGCAATTCGCGGCATCGCCGGCGTAGTCTTCGACGTAATAGCGCGCCCCGCCCGGCGGATGCCAGAGATGCATGTGCGCGTCGACGATGGGCAGTGCCGGGTCCAGCGTCGGCTCCTGCTCGGCGAGCGCCAGCCAAGCCGGGCGCGGGGCATGGATCTGCGCGAAGACAGCCCGGCCCGCGTTGTCGGCCGAAACAGGCGATGGAGAAGAAATGGAGTCGCCGGTCATCACCTTCAGTCCAGCTTCACGTCGGCGGCGACTACGCGCGCCTGGTAGATGCTCGCGGCCCTGGCGAGGTATTGCGAAAACTCCCGTGGATCGTCGCCGATGGCGAAGCATCCGTAACGCACGATCTCGCGTTCGGCGAAGACCGGTTCGGCCACGATGGCCTTCACGTCGGTGGCAATCTTGGCAACCACGTCGAGCGGGGTGCCGGCCGGTGCGACCACCGCGGTCAGCGCCTGCACCACCACGTCGTAGCCGAGCTCGGCAAGCGTGGGCGTGTCGGCCAGGACCGGCAAGCGCCGGGCGCTGGTCGCCGCGAGCGGCCGCAGGGTATTGGACTTGAGAAAGGGCTCGGCCACCGACAACGGCACTGCTGTCATGTCGACATCGCCAGCGAGAACCGCCTGCATGGCCGGCCCGCCGCCCTTGTAAGGCGCATGGATGAACTTTACGCCGGCCTTCACCGCCAGCCAGTTGAGCGCCTGATGGATGTGACCGCCGGGGCCGTTGGACGAATAGCTCACCTTGCCCGGATCGCGCCGCGCCGCGTCGAGCAACTGCGCCACGTTCTGGTAGGGACTGTTGGCCCGCACCACCATGACCATCGGCGCGTCCATCGTCCGGATGATCGGCAGCAGGCCCTTCACCGGGTCGTAGGGCAGCTTGTGGAACAGAAACTGGTTGCTCAGCAGCGCCTGGTCGGTCGACAACAGCAAGGTGTAGCCATCAGGCTTGGCGCTGGCGACCGCTGCGGCGCCGACGATCTCCGAGCCGCCGGGCCGGTTGTCGACGAAGACTTCGCGCTTCCATTTCTCGCTGAGCTTCTGCGCCAGCGCCCGTGCGAAGACGTCGGTGGAGCCGCCTGGCGCATAGCCGACGATGAGCCGCACCGGCTGCGACGGATAGACGTCGGCGGCCAGGGCCGCCGGCGGCAGCGCCGACAACAGCAGCGCAGTCAGCCAGGAGCCGATCCGGACGGCCATTCGCTTGGCGAAATGGCCAGCGTGTCGTGCGCTCAGCCATGCGGCCGACACACGCCGCGAGTTGGATGAATCCATGTTGCTGTCTCCAGGTTGTTCTTCTCGCCCATGACCGGCGGCGGCAGTCGCTGCATTTTTCCGGTCCGCCGGAGGTGGCGGTGTCGGGTTTTCTGACACCGCCTTAAGCGTTGGCTAAACGAGGGTTTGTGCCAACGCGACGAAGTGCAGCCGGTCTACTGCTTGACCATGTTCTGCTCGGCCGCGAGCTTCTTCATGTCGGCCACTTCGCGCGCCAGATAGGCGTCGAATTCCTGCGGTTTCATGAAGGTGGTGTCGGCTCCCTCGGCGGCAAAGCGCTCTTTCAGGCTCTTGTCGGCCAGGGCGTGGCGCAGGGCGTCGGACAACCGCGCCACCACTGCCGGCGGCGTGCCCGACCGCACGACGAGGCCGAGCCAGAGTGTGTAGGTGTAGTCGACACCCTGCTCGACGAAAGTCGGCACGTCCCGCAGCGCGGCGATGCGCCGGGTGGAGCTCACCGCCAACGGCCGCAACTTGCCGGACTGCAGGTACGGCACCAGCCCGCTGTAGCCGCCGAACATCATCGAGACACGGCCGGCGACCAGGTCTGGATAGGCCGCGCCGGTGCCCTTGTAAAGCACGTTGGTGAGATCCAGGTTCTGGCTCTTCAGGAACAGCAGCGCCGAGATGTGGGGTGGCGCGCCGAGACCGCCGGAGGCGAAGCTGAGCTTCTCGATCCTTGCCCGTGCAATGAATTCCTGCAGGTTGCGACCAGGCTCCTCGCCGCCGATCACCATGACCTGGGGCGAGCGGGTCATCATGCCGATGCCCCTGAAATCGGCGAGAGGGT
The nucleotide sequence above comes from Xylophilus sp. GOD-11R. Encoded proteins:
- a CDS encoding tripartite tricarboxylate transporter substrate binding protein, whose product is MKASKGTTRTKRRCLLGLAALAAACLLLPSAGVQAAASQGGEQYPAKPIRMVVSSASGGALDIVTRLVSLKLGEYLGQPVVVENRPGADTLVATRYVKDAPADGYTVLAQANGFTILPELNLNPGYDPLADFRGIGMMTRSPQVMVIGGEEPGRNLQEFIARARIEKLSFASGGLGAPPHISALLFLKSQNLDLTNVLYKGTGAAYPDLVAGRVSMMFGGYSGLVPYLQSGKLRPLAVSSTRRIAALRDVPTFVEQGVDYTYTLWLGLVVRSGTPPAVVARLSDALRHALADKSLKERFAAEGADTTFMKPQEFDAYLAREVADMKKLAAEQNMVKQ
- a CDS encoding tripartite tricarboxylate transporter substrate binding protein — protein: MDSSNSRRVSAAWLSARHAGHFAKRMAVRIGSWLTALLLSALPPAALAADVYPSQPVRLIVGYAPGGSTDVFARALAQKLSEKWKREVFVDNRPGGSEIVGAAAVASAKPDGYTLLLSTDQALLSNQFLFHKLPYDPVKGLLPIIRTMDAPMVMVVRANSPYQNVAQLLDAARRDPGKVSYSSNGPGGHIHQALNWLAVKAGVKFIHAPYKGGGPAMQAVLAGDVDMTAVPLSVAEPFLKSNTLRPLAATSARRLPVLADTPTLAELGYDVVVQALTAVVAPAGTPLDVVAKIATDVKAIVAEPVFAEREIVRYGCFAIGDDPREFSQYLARAASIYQARVVAADVKLD
- a CDS encoding tripartite tricarboxylate transporter substrate binding protein is translated as MNLIDRRRVLRLATVPAMAAVVPAHVALAAGYPERPIRLYVASVAGGLVDIASREFAERMGTYLGQPMVVENVPGASTIVAARKVAALPPDGYALMSFADTFLTAPLLNKSAGYDAARDFAGIGELARSPLLLVVPAASPIRSLADLVESARRSPGRLSYGSTGVGGTSHLPVVQLARQARIEVIHVPFKGVTAIIPDLLAGRIDFTMGTATSFHELLKAGKMRAIAVSSESRVQAFPDVPTFRELGYPGASSELFIGLVAPAGTPMAVRIRLVDAMRTAKIDPKLAAKFESLGQSLAPDATPAQFDQFYRAKEEGYRKLVSEAGITAD
- a CDS encoding amidohydrolase family protein, which produces MTGDSISSPSPVSADNAGRAVFAQIHAPRPAWLALAEQEPTLDPALPIVDAHMHLWHPPGGARYYVEDYAGDAANCGHRIEASVYEECFHMYRARGPAHLRCVGETEFAVGQAAMADSGAFTDSRVAAVIVGHGELTLGERTREALEAHVKAGNGRFRGVRQLGKWDADPAVRGRYCADRPHLYRDPDFNRGMRELAALGLSFDASVFHPQIPDVTALARAHPDVSLVLVHCGSPVGHGAYAGRQAQVHADWLAHMTELARCPNACVKLGGILINLASYDYSRAERPLGSEALADLWRPYIEPCVELFGVDRCMVSSNFPVDKAGLGFGTVWNVFKRLTAGCSQQERSALFSGTARRIYRIAPADQPAGDATPTETALQGEET
- a CDS encoding porin, yielding MKKSLLTMAALAAFSPALFAQSSVTLFGVLDAGVGRISNSGAGSTNGITNGANTTSRLGFRGTEDLGGGLAASFWLEGEVQADNGNAAGFNFVRRSTVSLSGNFGEVRLGRDFTAHYLNMIAFDSAAQRGFGTIENYGPGAGVTTSGGAGLSYIRTSNAVSYFLPATLGGFYGSVQYAFGERNSDTPTTATNSDKQGNYLGGRAGFTNGALDVAAGYGVFYDVSRNAAYVDDYKVANLGASYNFGFIKPMAFFQRETLDGRGALPEFKFNTYAIGFTAPLGAGLLRGQISRYDNKSANASNLDANKVSVGYAYNLSKRTAIYAEVARVNNQGAGNFVVGTVGGSIPNVNAPTPGGNSTGYVVGLKHTF